One genomic region from Tigriopus californicus strain San Diego chromosome 4, Tcal_SD_v2.1, whole genome shotgun sequence encodes:
- the LOC131878949 gene encoding small ribosomal subunit protein bS16m-like produces MRYLSKHFKHLRPMIPGGRGSLMDQKFEIRLRRVGCANRPSYSIDVFKTSYPDKPWVDSIEQLGVYDPLINKYGETLCSLNIERITYYLSQGIELEENAAKLLGLAGLLPQHPDIYRLAWRNRRELTRQLPPETEEQAQS; encoded by the exons ATGCGATACTTGAGCAAGCACTTCAAGCATCTCCGACCCATGATTCCGGGTGGGCGGGGCTCGCTCATGGATCAGAAGTTCGAGATCCGTTTGCGGCGCGTGGGTTGTGCCAATCGGCCCTCATACTCCATCGACGTGTTCAAA ACCTCCTATCCGGACAAGCCTTGGGTGGATTCCATCGAACAATTGGGCGTGTATGACCCCCTGATTAACAAGTACGGCGAGACCTTGTGCTCGTTGAACATTGAGCGCATTACCTACTACCTCTCACAGGGAATTGAGCTCGAGGAGAATGCGGCCAAGTTATTAG gTTTAGCGGGCTTGCTGCCCCAACATCCGGATATTTACCGTTTGGCTTGGCGGAATCGCCGAGAGCTCACCCGCCAATTACCGCCGGAGACGGAAGAACAAGCCCAGTCCTAA
- the LOC131878939 gene encoding myocyte-specific enhancer factor 2C-like isoform X1 has product MGRKKIQISRITDERNRQVTFNKRKFGVMKKAYELSVLCDCEIALIIFSSSNKLYQYASTDMDKVLLKYTEYNEPHESLTNKNIIDALNKKEHKGGNPGSPDGGDSDGEIETTLTPRTEAKYNKIDEEFQIMMHRNHINGNRTLANQNFSMPVSVPVNAQQFAAVAAAASTASSNGPSSANNSENTGHPSAATTPTLQLLSPHPSASTSPRPSSGNGLLDIPATQNGFHPNHPGQSPSPIPQSPSSGLLQQQSQPQQQQQQHQRRQEAQVSPNNHGSALKKDLVPLNSSPNHVRANLRVVIPITSGLLLDSQLPQETSNGHNKGGRSEANLVNYAFSGQDLSTLSGDLNLNSLQQQWNNGHHGNNNLNNSLSVQTTSVAMNHIIPQLSISTSSPTHQSEGLLCVKAEPMSPRPDHMHHSSQPRPSSAHSITSGTPIHHQGLLSPRHNLGGSGHTSPVHPSARLSPLSSQSQQHGHHSPSDLQQLQQQQHLHHQQQQQQHQQHHHHHQQQHQSHQQHSPLMVQHHSPIHQVNYGGHSPLHKRQRLDNNWGGS; this is encoded by the exons GTGACCTTCAACAAACGGAAGTTTGGCGTGATGAAGAAAGCTTATGAACTGAGTGTTCTCTGTGATTGTGAAATCGCTTTGATCATCTTCAGCTCATCGAACAAATTGTATCAGTATGCCTCAACGGATATGGACAAGGTGCTCCTCAAGTACACGGAATACAACGAACCACACGAGTCTCTCAccaacaaaaatattattgat GCCTTAAACAAGAAGGAGCACAAGGGAGGAAACCCGGGCAGTCCAGATGGCGGTGATTCAGATGGCGAGATTGAGACCACTCTTACTCCAAGGACGGAGGCCAAATACAACAAAATCGATGAGGAGTTCCAAATAATGATGCATCGGAACCATATCAACGGGAATCGG ACGCTTGCGAACCAAAACTTTTCTATGCCTGTCAGTGTGCCTGTCAATGCTCAACAATTTGCTGCCGTGGCTGCAGCAGCCTCTACCGCCTCTTCCAATGGACCGAGTAGTGCCAACAATTCGGAAAATACTGGACACCCATCGGCAGCCACCACACCCACACTCCAATTACTCAGTCCACACCCATCCGCCTCCACGAGCCCACGGCCCAGTTCGGGGAATGG TCTCTTGGATATCCCTGCAACCCAAAATGGTTTCCATCCAAATCATCCAGGCCAATCCCCTTCTCCCATACCTCAGTCGCCCTCATCGGGGCTTTTGCAACAACAatcacaaccacaacaacagcaacagcaacatcaacGACGACAGGAAGCCCAAGTTTCTCCGAATAACCACGGGAGTGCTTTGAAGAAGGATTTGGTTCCTCTCAACTCGTCGCCGAATCATGTGAGAGCAAACTTAAGGGTGGTAATTCCCATAACAAGCGGCCTTTTGTTAGACTCGCAACTTCCCCAAGAGACCAGCAACGGCCACAACAAGGGGGGGCGAAGTGAA GCCAATCTGGTCAATTATGCCTTTTCTGGCCAAGACCTCTCGACTCTCTCTGGTGATCTCAATCTCAATTCGCTTCAACAACAATGGAACAATGGCCATCACGGGAATAATAATCTCAACAATTCACTCAGTGTGCAAACCACCTCTGTGGCCATGAACCACAT AATACCTCAGCTTAGTATATCTACGAGCTCTCCCACTCATCAATCCGAGGGTCTTCTTTGCGTGAAAGCTGAACCCATGTCACCTCGCCCTGATCACATGCACCACAGTAGTCAACCACGCCCCTCTAGCGCCCACTCTATAACCAGTGGCACGCCCATACACCATCAAGGTCTGTTGTCACCCAGGCATAATTTAGGAGGATCAG GTCACACAAGTCCAGTTCATCCTTCGGCACGCCTGTCTCCTTTATCATCTCAGTCTCAACAACACGGCCATCATAGTCCTAGTGATTTGCAACAActtcagcaacaacagcatcttcatcatcagcaacaacaacaacagcatcaacaacaccatcatcaccatcagcaacaacaccaGTCACACCAACAACATTCACCCCTGATGGTGCAACACCATTCTCCCATTCACCAAGTGAACTACGGAGGCCACTCTCCATTgcataaacgacagagattGGACAACAATTGGGGAGGATCGTGA
- the LOC131878946 gene encoding uncharacterized protein LOC131878946 isoform X1, giving the protein MGPQERDCFNACPDRRSVNRKNMNQRVTGRPGTSSSRLHWEEVPWAEQVIPPRAQEPQRPTEGVALDSSPSSSSSGLSPSPPSSPARSTLSESPARRDGLPRGPKKKRRGGRGRGAPSDQSREWEGQPLGLVWCLQSFETTQEPHTSGQRTVWDEHSVMHVNESSLTVDEPETNASPALPEAEPGPSGLAHTPSKRSKRRGRVKSRKGKAGGRHQAKNGGHPLDGEECASDELSIDSSPETYRRLRRDQAAAEASALANSKAGSPGSPGSPANHPTDEPVRDDDRLTRSP; this is encoded by the exons ATGGGACCCCAAGAACGGGATTGTTTCAAC GCTTGTCCGGATAGGAGGTCTGTAAACCGAAAGAACATGAATCAGCGGGTAACTGGCCGCCCCGGCACTTCATCGTCTCGATTGCATTGGGAAGAGGTGCCTTGGGCCGAGCAAGTCATTCCGCCCCGAGCTCAAGAGCCTCAGAGACCGACCGAAGGGGTCGCTTTGGATTCGTCTCCGTCTTCTAGTTCCTCGGGCCTCTCGCCTTCCCCACCCTCTTCGCCGGCCCGGTCCACTCTCTCGGAGTCCCCGGCCCGCCGAGACGGGTTACCCCGAGGGCCAAAGAAAAAGCGTCGAGGCGGGCGTGGGCGAGGCGCTCCGTCCGACCAGAGTCGAGAATGGGAGGGCCAACCTTTGGGACTGGTTTG GTGCCTGCAATCATTCGAAACCACCCAAGAGCCGCACACGTCGGGACAACGAACTGTATGGGATGAGCATTCGGTCATGCATGTGAATGAATCCAGTTTGACCGTGGATGAACCCGAAACGAATGCCAGTCCAGCATTACCCGAGGCCGAGCCAGGTCCTTCGGGGCTAGCCCATACGCCATCCAAACGAAGTAAACGACGAGGTCGAGTCAAAAGCCGGAAAGGCAAAGCAGGTGGACGACATCAAGCCAAAAATGGTGGTCATCCGTTGGACGGTGAAGAATGCGCGTCCGATGAACTCAGTATTGATAGTTCGCCCGAAACCTACCGGCGTTTGCGACGAGACCAAGCGGCAGCCGAAGCTTCGGCCCTTGCCAATTCGAAGGCGGGTTCGCCGGGTTCGCCGGGTTCCCCCGCCAACCATCCAACGGATGAACCCGTGCGTGACGACGATCGGTTGACGCGCTCACCGTGA
- the LOC131878939 gene encoding MEF2 transcription factor homolog isoform X3, whose protein sequence is MGRKKIQISRITDERNRQVTFNKRKFGVMKKAYELSVLCDCEIALIIFSSSNKLYQYASTDMDKVLLKYTEYNEPHESLTNKNIIDALNKKEHKGGNPGSPDGGDSDGEIETTLTPRTEAKYNKIDEEFQIMMHRNHINGNRTLANQNFSMPVSVPVNAQQFAAVAAAASTASSNGPSSANNSENTGHPSAATTPTLQLLSPHPSASTSPRPSSGNGLLDIPATQNGFHPNHPGQSPSPIPQSPSSGLLQQQSQPQQQQQQHQRRQEAQVSPNNHGSALKKDLVPLNSSPNHANLVNYAFSGQDLSTLSGDLNLNSLQQQWNNGHHGNNNLNNSLSVQTTSVAMNHIIPQLSISTSSPTHQSEGLLCVKAEPMSPRPDHMHHSSQPRPSSAHSITSGTPIHHQGLLSPRHNLGGSGHTSPVHPSARLSPLSSQSQQHGHHSPSDLQQLQQQQHLHHQQQQQQHQQHHHHHQQQHQSHQQHSPLMVQHHSPIHQVNYGGHSPLHKRQRLDNNWGGS, encoded by the exons GTGACCTTCAACAAACGGAAGTTTGGCGTGATGAAGAAAGCTTATGAACTGAGTGTTCTCTGTGATTGTGAAATCGCTTTGATCATCTTCAGCTCATCGAACAAATTGTATCAGTATGCCTCAACGGATATGGACAAGGTGCTCCTCAAGTACACGGAATACAACGAACCACACGAGTCTCTCAccaacaaaaatattattgat GCCTTAAACAAGAAGGAGCACAAGGGAGGAAACCCGGGCAGTCCAGATGGCGGTGATTCAGATGGCGAGATTGAGACCACTCTTACTCCAAGGACGGAGGCCAAATACAACAAAATCGATGAGGAGTTCCAAATAATGATGCATCGGAACCATATCAACGGGAATCGG ACGCTTGCGAACCAAAACTTTTCTATGCCTGTCAGTGTGCCTGTCAATGCTCAACAATTTGCTGCCGTGGCTGCAGCAGCCTCTACCGCCTCTTCCAATGGACCGAGTAGTGCCAACAATTCGGAAAATACTGGACACCCATCGGCAGCCACCACACCCACACTCCAATTACTCAGTCCACACCCATCCGCCTCCACGAGCCCACGGCCCAGTTCGGGGAATGG TCTCTTGGATATCCCTGCAACCCAAAATGGTTTCCATCCAAATCATCCAGGCCAATCCCCTTCTCCCATACCTCAGTCGCCCTCATCGGGGCTTTTGCAACAACAatcacaaccacaacaacagcaacagcaacatcaacGACGACAGGAAGCCCAAGTTTCTCCGAATAACCACGGGAGTGCTTTGAAGAAGGATTTGGTTCCTCTCAACTCGTCGCCGAATCAT GCCAATCTGGTCAATTATGCCTTTTCTGGCCAAGACCTCTCGACTCTCTCTGGTGATCTCAATCTCAATTCGCTTCAACAACAATGGAACAATGGCCATCACGGGAATAATAATCTCAACAATTCACTCAGTGTGCAAACCACCTCTGTGGCCATGAACCACAT AATACCTCAGCTTAGTATATCTACGAGCTCTCCCACTCATCAATCCGAGGGTCTTCTTTGCGTGAAAGCTGAACCCATGTCACCTCGCCCTGATCACATGCACCACAGTAGTCAACCACGCCCCTCTAGCGCCCACTCTATAACCAGTGGCACGCCCATACACCATCAAGGTCTGTTGTCACCCAGGCATAATTTAGGAGGATCAG GTCACACAAGTCCAGTTCATCCTTCGGCACGCCTGTCTCCTTTATCATCTCAGTCTCAACAACACGGCCATCATAGTCCTAGTGATTTGCAACAActtcagcaacaacagcatcttcatcatcagcaacaacaacaacagcatcaacaacaccatcatcaccatcagcaacaacaccaGTCACACCAACAACATTCACCCCTGATGGTGCAACACCATTCTCCCATTCACCAAGTGAACTACGGAGGCCACTCTCCATTgcataaacgacagagattGGACAACAATTGGGGAGGATCGTGA
- the LOC131878946 gene encoding uncharacterized protein LOC131878946 isoform X2 — MNQRVTGRPGTSSSRLHWEEVPWAEQVIPPRAQEPQRPTEGVALDSSPSSSSSGLSPSPPSSPARSTLSESPARRDGLPRGPKKKRRGGRGRGAPSDQSREWEGQPLGLVWCLQSFETTQEPHTSGQRTVWDEHSVMHVNESSLTVDEPETNASPALPEAEPGPSGLAHTPSKRSKRRGRVKSRKGKAGGRHQAKNGGHPLDGEECASDELSIDSSPETYRRLRRDQAAAEASALANSKAGSPGSPGSPANHPTDEPVRDDDRLTRSP; from the exons ATGAATCAGCGGGTAACTGGCCGCCCCGGCACTTCATCGTCTCGATTGCATTGGGAAGAGGTGCCTTGGGCCGAGCAAGTCATTCCGCCCCGAGCTCAAGAGCCTCAGAGACCGACCGAAGGGGTCGCTTTGGATTCGTCTCCGTCTTCTAGTTCCTCGGGCCTCTCGCCTTCCCCACCCTCTTCGCCGGCCCGGTCCACTCTCTCGGAGTCCCCGGCCCGCCGAGACGGGTTACCCCGAGGGCCAAAGAAAAAGCGTCGAGGCGGGCGTGGGCGAGGCGCTCCGTCCGACCAGAGTCGAGAATGGGAGGGCCAACCTTTGGGACTGGTTTG GTGCCTGCAATCATTCGAAACCACCCAAGAGCCGCACACGTCGGGACAACGAACTGTATGGGATGAGCATTCGGTCATGCATGTGAATGAATCCAGTTTGACCGTGGATGAACCCGAAACGAATGCCAGTCCAGCATTACCCGAGGCCGAGCCAGGTCCTTCGGGGCTAGCCCATACGCCATCCAAACGAAGTAAACGACGAGGTCGAGTCAAAAGCCGGAAAGGCAAAGCAGGTGGACGACATCAAGCCAAAAATGGTGGTCATCCGTTGGACGGTGAAGAATGCGCGTCCGATGAACTCAGTATTGATAGTTCGCCCGAAACCTACCGGCGTTTGCGACGAGACCAAGCGGCAGCCGAAGCTTCGGCCCTTGCCAATTCGAAGGCGGGTTCGCCGGGTTCGCCGGGTTCCCCCGCCAACCATCCAACGGATGAACCCGTGCGTGACGACGATCGGTTGACGCGCTCACCGTGA
- the LOC131878939 gene encoding myocyte-specific enhancer factor 2C-like isoform X2, with product MGRKKIQISRITDERNRQVTFNKRKFGVMKKAYELSVLCDCEIALIIFSSSNKLYQYASTDMDKVLLKYTEYNEPHESLTNKNIIDALNKKEHKGGNPGSPDGGDSDGEIETTLTPRTEAKYNKIDEEFQIMMHRNHINGNRTLANQNFSMPVSVPVNAQQFAAVAAAASTASSNGPSSANNSENTGHPSAATTPTLQLLSPHPSASTSPRPSSGNGLLDIPATQNGFHPNHPGQSPSPIPQSPSSGLLQQQSQPQQQQQQHQRRQEAQVSPNNHGSALKKDLVPLNSSPNHVRANLRVVIPITSGLLLDSQLPQETSNGHNKGGRSEANLVNYAFSGQDLSTLSGDLNLNSLQQQWNNGHHGNNNLNNSLSVQTTSVAMNHIIPQLSISTSSPTHQSEGLLCVKAEPMSPRPDHMHHSSQPRPSSAHSITSGTPIHHQGHTSPVHPSARLSPLSSQSQQHGHHSPSDLQQLQQQQHLHHQQQQQQHQQHHHHHQQQHQSHQQHSPLMVQHHSPIHQVNYGGHSPLHKRQRLDNNWGGS from the exons GTGACCTTCAACAAACGGAAGTTTGGCGTGATGAAGAAAGCTTATGAACTGAGTGTTCTCTGTGATTGTGAAATCGCTTTGATCATCTTCAGCTCATCGAACAAATTGTATCAGTATGCCTCAACGGATATGGACAAGGTGCTCCTCAAGTACACGGAATACAACGAACCACACGAGTCTCTCAccaacaaaaatattattgat GCCTTAAACAAGAAGGAGCACAAGGGAGGAAACCCGGGCAGTCCAGATGGCGGTGATTCAGATGGCGAGATTGAGACCACTCTTACTCCAAGGACGGAGGCCAAATACAACAAAATCGATGAGGAGTTCCAAATAATGATGCATCGGAACCATATCAACGGGAATCGG ACGCTTGCGAACCAAAACTTTTCTATGCCTGTCAGTGTGCCTGTCAATGCTCAACAATTTGCTGCCGTGGCTGCAGCAGCCTCTACCGCCTCTTCCAATGGACCGAGTAGTGCCAACAATTCGGAAAATACTGGACACCCATCGGCAGCCACCACACCCACACTCCAATTACTCAGTCCACACCCATCCGCCTCCACGAGCCCACGGCCCAGTTCGGGGAATGG TCTCTTGGATATCCCTGCAACCCAAAATGGTTTCCATCCAAATCATCCAGGCCAATCCCCTTCTCCCATACCTCAGTCGCCCTCATCGGGGCTTTTGCAACAACAatcacaaccacaacaacagcaacagcaacatcaacGACGACAGGAAGCCCAAGTTTCTCCGAATAACCACGGGAGTGCTTTGAAGAAGGATTTGGTTCCTCTCAACTCGTCGCCGAATCATGTGAGAGCAAACTTAAGGGTGGTAATTCCCATAACAAGCGGCCTTTTGTTAGACTCGCAACTTCCCCAAGAGACCAGCAACGGCCACAACAAGGGGGGGCGAAGTGAA GCCAATCTGGTCAATTATGCCTTTTCTGGCCAAGACCTCTCGACTCTCTCTGGTGATCTCAATCTCAATTCGCTTCAACAACAATGGAACAATGGCCATCACGGGAATAATAATCTCAACAATTCACTCAGTGTGCAAACCACCTCTGTGGCCATGAACCACAT AATACCTCAGCTTAGTATATCTACGAGCTCTCCCACTCATCAATCCGAGGGTCTTCTTTGCGTGAAAGCTGAACCCATGTCACCTCGCCCTGATCACATGCACCACAGTAGTCAACCACGCCCCTCTAGCGCCCACTCTATAACCAGTGGCACGCCCATACACCATCAAG GTCACACAAGTCCAGTTCATCCTTCGGCACGCCTGTCTCCTTTATCATCTCAGTCTCAACAACACGGCCATCATAGTCCTAGTGATTTGCAACAActtcagcaacaacagcatcttcatcatcagcaacaacaacaacagcatcaacaacaccatcatcaccatcagcaacaacaccaGTCACACCAACAACATTCACCCCTGATGGTGCAACACCATTCTCCCATTCACCAAGTGAACTACGGAGGCCACTCTCCATTgcataaacgacagagattGGACAACAATTGGGGAGGATCGTGA